The following are encoded together in the Daucus carota subsp. sativus chromosome 5, DH1 v3.0, whole genome shotgun sequence genome:
- the LOC108223320 gene encoding pyruvate decarboxylase 1: MDTTIGAVDACKAACNDIAAPPNGAVSTIANTPISFNSSEATLGRHLARRLVQIGVNDVFSVPGDFNLTLLDHLLAEPGLNLVGCCNELNAGYAADGYARSRGVGACVVTFTVGGLSVINAIAGAYSENLPLICIVGGPNSNDYGTNRVLHHTIGLSDFSQELRCFQTVTCFQAVVNNLEDAHELIDTAISTALKESKPVYISVGCNLAAIPHPTFSREPVPFSLAPKLSNKMGLEAAVEATAEFLNKAVKPVMVGGPKMRVAKACEAFVELADVCGYPVAVMPSAKGMVPEHHPHFIGTYWGAVSTAFCAEIVESADAYLFAGPIFNDYSSVGYSLLLKKEKAIILQPDRVVIANGPTFGCVLMKDFLQALAKRLKHNNTAYENYHRIYVPEGHPLKCAPKEPLRVNVLFQHIQKLLSGDTAVIAETGDSWFNCQKLKLPKGCGYEFQMQYGSIGWSVGATLGYAQAAKDKRVIACIGDGSFQVTAQDVSTMLRCGQNQIIFLINNGGYTIEVEIHDGPYNVIKNWNYTALVDAIHNGEGKCWTTKVRCEEDLVEAIETATGAKKDCLCFIEVICHKDDTSKELLEWGSRVSAANSRPPNPQ, translated from the exons ATGGACACGACAATCGGAGCAGTGGACGCCTGTAAGGCAGCCTGCAACGACATCGCAGCACCGCCGAACGGCGCCGTTTCGACAATCGCAAACACTCCGATCAGCTTCAACTCGTCGGAAGCGACGCTTGGGCGTCACCTGGCGCGGAGGCTGGTTCAGATCGGCGTGAACGATGTGTTCTCCGTTCCCGGCGACTTCAACTTGACGCTTCTCGATCATTTACTAGCTGAGCCAGGGCTTAATTTAGTCGGCTGTTGTAACGAGCTTAATGCTGGCTACGCGGCTGATGGATACGCAAGGTCACGCGGCGTAGGTGCTTGTGTGGTGACGTTTACGGTCGGAGGATTGAGTGTGATTAACGCGATTGCTGGCGCGTATAGTGAGAATTTGCCGTTGATTTGTATCGTTGGAGGTCCGAATAGTAATGATTACGGAACTAACAGAGTGCTTCATCATACGATCGGCTTGTCCGACTTCTCTCAGGAGCTTCGGTGCTTCCAGACTGTCACTTGCTTTCAG GCCGTGGTCAATAATTTAGAAGATGCTCATGAACTGATTGATACTGCAATTTCTACTGCATTGAAAGAAAGCAAACCTGTATATATAAGCGTGGGATGTAATTTGGCCGCGATACCACATCCTACTTTTAGCCGCGAACCAGTTCCGTTTTCACTTGCTCCCAA ATTGAGTAATAAGATGGGCTTGGAAGCTGCTGTGGAAGCAACAGCAGAGTTCTTGAACAAGGCTGTTAAGCCAGTTATGGTGGGTGGTCCAAAAATGCGTGTGGCCAAGGCTTGTGAAGCTTTTGTTGAATTAGCAGATGTCTGTGGGTATCCAGTTGCTGTAATGCCATCAGCTAAAGGAATGGTGCCTGAACATCATCCACATTTCATTGGAACGTATTGGGGTGCCGTGAGCACTGCTTTTTGTGCAGAGATTGTCGAATCAGCTGATGCTTACTTGTTTGCTGGACCAATCTTTAATGATTACAGCTCTGTTGGGTACTCTCTCCTCCTTAAGAAGGAGAAGGCAATCATCTTGCAGCCTGATCGTGTTGTGATAGCAAATGGTCCTACGTTTGGCTGTGTTCTAATGAAGGATTTTTTGCAAGCCCTTGCGAAAAGGCTAAAGCATAATAATACTGCCTATGAAAACTACCACAGGATTTATGTTCCAGAAGGGCACCCACTCAAATGTGCACCGAAGGAGCCTTTAAGGGTCAATGTTTTGTTCCAGCATATACAGAAACTGTTGTCTGGTGATACTGCTGTCATTGCTGAGACAGGGGACTCGTGGTTCAATTGCCAGAAGCTGAAATTGCCAAAAGGATGCGG GTATGAGTTCCAAATGCAGTATGGATCCATTGGGTGGTCAGTTGGTGCAACCCTAGGGTATGCACAGGCCGCTAAGGATAAGCGAGTAATTGCTTGCATTGGTGATGGAAGCTTCCAG GTCACTGCTCAGGATGTGTCGACAATGTTGCGATGTGGTCAGAATCAAATCATTTTTCTGATAAACAATGGTGGTTACACCATTGAAGTTGAGATCCATGATGGACCTTACAATGTGATCAAGAACTGGAACTACACTGCACTGGTTGATGCGATCCACAACGGTGAAGGCAAATGCTGGACTACTAAG GTCCGCTGTGAGGAAGATCTTGTTGAAGCTATAGAGACAGCAACAGGAGCCAAGAAAGATTGTCTTTGCTTCATTGAAGTGATCTGCCACAAGGACGATACAAGCAAAGAGCTGCTCGAGTGGGGATCAAGGGTATCTGCTGCTAACAGCCGCCCACCGAATCCCCAGTAG